Proteins encoded by one window of Methylovirgula ligni:
- the flgF gene encoding flagellar basal-body rod protein FlgF, with amino-acid sequence MQSGPYVSLSAQLTLEKRLDSLALNVANMNTIGYRAAGVSFHTYVSRSGDEPVAYASSGRDYITRTEGPLIATGNPLDIAIQGEGWLAIQTPGGTVYTRDGRMRMRQTGELESLAGHPILDAGATPIILDPTAGQPVISGDGMITQNGRQVGAIGLFQIDSSAKFSRYENSGVIPDKPATPVLDFDINGIVQGHVEGSNVNPILEMAKLITISRAFESITGGAEKNESTLKDALPILGGTA; translated from the coding sequence ATGCAATCCGGCCCCTATGTTTCGCTGTCGGCGCAATTGACGCTGGAAAAGCGGCTCGATTCCCTGGCGCTGAACGTCGCCAACATGAACACGATCGGTTATCGCGCGGCCGGCGTCAGCTTCCACACCTATGTCTCACGCTCCGGCGACGAGCCTGTCGCCTACGCGAGTTCGGGCCGTGATTATATCACCCGCACCGAGGGGCCGCTCATCGCGACCGGCAACCCGCTCGATATCGCCATCCAGGGCGAAGGCTGGCTCGCGATCCAGACCCCCGGCGGCACTGTCTATACGCGCGACGGCCGCATGCGCATGCGTCAGACGGGCGAGCTTGAATCGCTCGCCGGCCATCCCATTCTCGATGCGGGCGCCACGCCGATCATTCTCGATCCGACCGCCGGACAACCCGTGATCTCCGGCGACGGCATGATTACCCAAAACGGACGGCAGGTCGGCGCGATCGGCCTGTTCCAGATCGACTCGAGCGCCAAGTTCAGTCGCTATGAAAATTCCGGCGTCATCCCCGACAAGCCGGCAACGCCAGTGCTTGACTTCGATATCAATGGCATCGTCCAGGGCCACGTCGAAGGCTCGAACGTCAATCCCATCCTCGAAATGGCGAAGCTCATCACCATCTCCCGCGCCTTCGAAAGCATCACCGGTGGCGCCGAGAAGAACGAAAGCACCTTGAAGGACGCACTGCCGATTCTCGGCGGCACCGCGTGA
- a CDS encoding phasin family protein: protein MEIHERKSKTSLPLDWSAGGYSVAAKTLQRLAEDISNISAVNFERNARLVEDLRGARTVEDLVSIQTKFMAAMFEAFNENVRLMGSRLADLRTGIVEGVQSAPAEAPAPAEAASPPLATGLEQAIAATNVATLASLRASQEITRSAFEAAEKAAETINSAARSAFPNDVLPPASTGSGS from the coding sequence ATGGAGATTCACGAACGCAAATCGAAGACGTCCCTGCCGTTGGACTGGTCGGCCGGCGGTTATTCGGTGGCGGCGAAGACCCTGCAACGGCTCGCCGAGGACATCAGCAATATTTCGGCGGTGAATTTCGAGCGCAACGCCAGGCTCGTCGAGGATTTGCGCGGCGCGCGCACTGTCGAGGATCTGGTCTCGATCCAGACCAAATTCATGGCCGCCATGTTCGAAGCCTTCAACGAAAATGTCCGATTGATGGGCTCGCGTCTCGCCGATCTTCGCACCGGCATTGTTGAGGGTGTCCAGAGCGCGCCGGCTGAAGCCCCGGCGCCAGCCGAGGCAGCAAGCCCGCCACTCGCGACGGGCCTGGAGCAGGCGATCGCCGCGACTAATGTGGCGACCTTGGCCAGCCTCAGGGCAAGCCAGGAAATCACCCGCTCGGCTTTCGAGGCGGCTGAAAAAGCGGCCGAGACGATCAACAGCGCGGCGCGTAGCGCGTTCCCCAATGATGTCCTGCCGCCGGCTTCGACAGGCAGCGGGAGCTGA
- a CDS encoding flagellar motor switch protein FliM: MTHRGKASTEADAHMSAPERLFDSAGVSLDRMPMLRVIFDRLAMQCSENARQLSTAPAYFSVHSIKTERIGKILEAAEGKAVVAVLHVQAWDARIMVGLDNKLIFALVEALFGGDGSESPYIENRALTNIEMRVAQKAFDLITRALHKAFSVIEETHFKFERVETRMDFAVVAPRNNFAVLAKLNLRILGRAGEFFVAIPQAALNPIRQSLTADRSNDAATPDPRWSKQIKTEVGKAEVMVQAIIEEDGFTLGDIAALKVGNVLQLKATPKSRVKLECNSEPLFWCQLGQAEGKYTLRVDDIVDAEQEFLDGLVNH, encoded by the coding sequence ATGACGCACCGTGGCAAAGCCTCGACTGAAGCCGATGCGCATATGAGCGCGCCGGAGCGCCTGTTCGACTCGGCGGGTGTCTCGCTCGATCGCATGCCTATGCTGCGCGTCATTTTCGACCGTCTGGCGATGCAATGCTCGGAGAACGCGCGCCAGCTCTCGACGGCGCCTGCCTATTTCAGCGTCCATTCGATCAAGACCGAACGTATCGGAAAAATTCTCGAGGCGGCCGAAGGCAAGGCGGTCGTCGCCGTATTGCATGTCCAGGCCTGGGACGCGCGTATCATGGTCGGGCTCGACAACAAGCTCATCTTTGCGCTCGTCGAGGCCCTATTCGGCGGCGACGGCAGCGAATCGCCCTATATCGAGAATCGCGCTCTGACGAATATCGAGATGCGCGTCGCGCAGAAGGCGTTCGATCTCATCACCCGGGCGCTGCACAAGGCTTTCTCGGTGATCGAGGAGACGCATTTCAAGTTCGAGCGGGTCGAGACGCGCATGGACTTCGCGGTCGTCGCGCCGCGCAACAATTTCGCCGTCCTGGCCAAGCTCAATTTGCGTATTCTCGGCCGCGCCGGCGAGTTCTTCGTCGCCATTCCGCAGGCGGCCCTCAACCCGATCCGGCAGAGCTTGACGGCCGATCGCAGCAACGACGCCGCGACGCCCGACCCGCGCTGGAGCAAGCAGATCAAGACCGAGGTCGGCAAGGCCGAGGTGATGGTTCAGGCGATCATCGAGGAAGACGGCTTTACGCTTGGCGATATCGCCGCCCTGAAGGTCGGCAATGTGCTGCAGTTGAAGGCCACGCCGAAGAGCCGGGTGAAACTCGAATGCAATTCCGAACCGCTGTTCTGGTGCCAGCTTGGCCAGGCCGAAGGCAAATATACTCTAAGGGTCGACGACATCGTCGATGCCGAGCAGGAATTCCTGGATGGGCTGGTCAACCACTAA
- the motA gene encoding flagellar motor stator protein MotA, protein MNFVIGLVIAMGCIVGGYASEGGHLSVIWQPMEYLMIAGAAVGTFIIANSLSTIKDTGRAVMDGVLGKAPTQRDYLDVLGVLYALMRELRGKARNEVEAHVDNPDESEIFRNFPNVLKDSELTHFICDYVRLLIVGNARTHEIEALMDEEIETITHDRLKPYYSLIAVSDAMPALGIVAAVLGVIKAMGALNQSPELLGGLIGSALVGTFGGILLSYGVTSPLAHKIRVTREKRLRFYFIVKQTLLAFMNGAMPQIALEHGRKTISSHDRPTIDMVENETISGGGVSRQAA, encoded by the coding sequence TTGAACTTTGTCATCGGCTTGGTGATCGCGATGGGCTGTATCGTCGGCGGCTATGCCAGCGAGGGCGGCCATTTGTCGGTCATTTGGCAGCCAATGGAATATCTCATGATCGCCGGTGCCGCGGTCGGCACGTTCATCATCGCCAACTCGCTCTCGACGATCAAGGACACTGGCCGCGCCGTGATGGATGGCGTCTTGGGCAAGGCGCCGACCCAGCGTGATTATCTCGACGTTCTGGGTGTCCTCTATGCGCTGATGCGCGAGTTGCGCGGCAAGGCGCGCAACGAAGTCGAGGCGCATGTCGATAATCCCGACGAATCCGAAATCTTCCGCAACTTTCCCAATGTCCTCAAGGACAGCGAACTGACGCATTTCATCTGCGATTACGTCCGGCTGCTGATCGTCGGCAATGCACGCACCCATGAAATCGAAGCGCTGATGGACGAGGAGATCGAGACGATCACCCATGACCGGCTGAAGCCGTACTACTCCTTGATCGCGGTGAGCGACGCGATGCCGGCGCTCGGTATCGTCGCGGCGGTGCTGGGTGTTATCAAGGCGATGGGGGCGCTCAACCAATCTCCAGAGCTTCTGGGCGGTCTGATCGGTTCGGCGCTTGTCGGAACCTTCGGCGGCATTCTGCTGTCTTACGGGGTCACTTCACCGCTGGCGCATAAGATCAGGGTGACGCGCGAGAAGCGCCTGCGCTTTTACTTCATCGTCAAACAGACGCTGCTCGCCTTCATGAATGGGGCCATGCCGCAGATCGCCCTTGAGCACGGACGCAAGACGATTTCCTCCCACGACCGGCCGACGATCGACATGGTCGAGAATGAGACCATTTCCGGGGGCGGCGTTTCCAGGCAGGCGGCATGA
- a CDS encoding DUF4159 domain-containing protein yields the protein MLGLPLAFAFPLVLAALAGLPVLYYLLRVTPPHPQRVPFPPLRLILDLRPQDETAARTPWWLLALRLAIAAAIILAMAGPVLNPLPAGAGGKAPLLIVLDDGWAAAPNWEVRQAAAEERIEAAARRSQLVGLVAASDGGREISLTDATHALERLRAIKPLPYISDRVALVAPIAKLLGAAPKTDIVWIADGLSRGHAREFAEKLAALAPHIALVTGAPSVRGLAGPENRSDRLQVRVLRATADGPVQGIVRALDLKSLAIGETRFEFSKGALETKASFDLPVDLRNDIARLEILDQHSTGAVSLLDARWKRRTVGIVSDETADVSLPLLAPNYYLHKALAPFADVREARPGTPDPIAVLLDQHPAVLILADVGTVSDADHALLTQFVEEGGLLLRFAGARLAAASDDLVPVRLRRGGRVLGSALSWETPKRLAPFDAQSPFVGLKVPGEVTVRRQVLAEPDADVPGKTWAHLVDGTPLVTAAPDGKGMIVLFHVTADTTWSNLPLSGLFVDMLHKIVDLSTALAKPTGGSGGEAQKSAVVPPTSILDGFGVLGAPPPTAKPVPVNFVGAGTAEHPPGFYGPPDQLLSVNALGPNDDLRAADFSGLGFAQEALRRPVPTDLRPALLAVAFLLFIVDALASLWLSGGFPRRFGRAAAALALIGLAASFTPGHVKAAPRSDAPLSQSDLQSALNTRLAYIISGDPDVDAESKGGLTTLSQVLAQRTSLIPGAPVGVDPARDELAFYPMIYWPIVAGQPQPSPAAIARIAAYMRQGGTIVFDTRDALTAHPEGPPTPEALWLRQLLHGVDVPPLEPIPPDHVVTKTFYLIDGFVGRYENGQTWIESLPPPNPADGARPARASDSVSPILITSNDLAAGWAADENGDSLYALMPGGARQHELALRGGVNLVMYTLTGNYKSDQVHVRDLLERLAH from the coding sequence ATGCTGGGCCTGCCGCTCGCCTTCGCCTTTCCGCTGGTTCTTGCCGCGCTCGCCGGCTTGCCGGTGCTCTATTACTTGCTGCGGGTAACGCCGCCGCATCCACAGCGCGTGCCGTTTCCGCCGCTGCGTCTCATTCTCGATCTGCGCCCGCAGGACGAGACTGCCGCGCGCACGCCCTGGTGGCTGCTGGCGCTGCGGCTGGCGATTGCCGCCGCGATCATCCTCGCCATGGCGGGGCCGGTGCTCAATCCGTTGCCCGCCGGGGCGGGCGGCAAGGCGCCGCTGCTCATCGTGCTCGATGACGGCTGGGCCGCCGCGCCGAATTGGGAGGTCCGCCAGGCGGCGGCCGAAGAGCGCATCGAAGCCGCGGCGCGGCGCAGCCAGCTTGTCGGCCTTGTCGCGGCCTCGGACGGCGGGCGCGAGATCAGCCTCACCGATGCGACGCATGCGCTCGAGCGGCTGCGGGCGATCAAGCCTCTGCCTTATATTTCGGATCGCGTGGCGCTGGTCGCGCCGATCGCCAAGCTGCTCGGCGCCGCGCCGAAGACGGACATCGTCTGGATCGCCGACGGCCTCTCACGTGGTCACGCGCGGGAATTTGCCGAAAAGCTCGCCGCGCTCGCGCCGCATATCGCGCTGGTGACGGGCGCGCCTTCGGTGCGCGGGCTCGCCGGGCCGGAGAATCGGAGCGATCGACTGCAGGTTCGCGTGCTGCGCGCCACGGCGGACGGGCCGGTGCAGGGCATTGTCCGGGCGCTCGACCTCAAGAGCCTTGCGATCGGCGAGACGCGTTTTGAATTTTCCAAGGGCGCGCTGGAAACCAAAGCGAGTTTCGATCTGCCGGTCGATCTACGCAACGACATCGCCCGGCTCGAGATTCTCGATCAGCACTCGACCGGCGCCGTCTCGCTGCTCGATGCGCGCTGGAAGCGGCGTACCGTCGGCATCGTCAGTGATGAAACCGCCGATGTCTCGCTGCCCCTGCTGGCGCCGAACTATTATCTGCATAAGGCGCTGGCGCCCTTCGCCGACGTGCGCGAGGCACGGCCCGGAACGCCCGATCCCATCGCCGTGCTGCTCGATCAACATCCCGCAGTCCTGATCCTCGCCGACGTCGGCACCGTATCGGACGCCGACCATGCGCTGCTCACGCAATTCGTCGAGGAGGGCGGCCTGCTGCTGCGCTTCGCCGGGGCGCGGCTCGCGGCGGCCTCCGACGATCTTGTGCCCGTACGGCTACGGCGCGGCGGCCGTGTGCTTGGCAGCGCGCTGTCGTGGGAGACACCAAAGCGCCTCGCGCCTTTCGATGCACAGAGCCCCTTCGTCGGTCTCAAGGTGCCGGGCGAAGTGACGGTACGCCGTCAGGTCCTGGCCGAGCCCGATGCCGACGTGCCGGGAAAGACCTGGGCGCATCTTGTCGATGGCACGCCGCTCGTGACCGCAGCGCCCGACGGCAAGGGCATGATCGTCCTCTTCCATGTTACGGCGGACACGACCTGGTCGAACCTGCCGCTCTCGGGTCTTTTCGTCGATATGCTGCACAAGATCGTCGATCTTTCCACGGCTCTGGCCAAGCCCACGGGCGGGTCCGGCGGCGAAGCACAAAAGAGCGCCGTGGTGCCACCGACCAGCATTCTCGATGGCTTCGGCGTGCTCGGCGCGCCGCCGCCGACCGCCAAGCCCGTTCCCGTCAATTTCGTGGGTGCGGGCACCGCTGAACATCCGCCGGGCTTTTATGGTCCGCCCGATCAGCTTCTCTCGGTCAATGCGCTCGGCCCCAATGACGATTTGCGCGCGGCGGACTTCTCAGGCCTCGGCTTTGCGCAGGAGGCTTTGCGGCGGCCGGTGCCGACTGACTTGCGGCCGGCGCTTCTTGCGGTGGCCTTTCTCCTCTTCATCGTCGATGCCTTGGCCTCGCTGTGGCTCTCCGGCGGTTTTCCGCGCCGTTTCGGTCGCGCCGCGGCGGCGCTGGCGCTCATCGGCCTCGCCGCAAGTTTCACCCCCGGCCACGTAAAGGCCGCGCCGCGGAGCGATGCGCCGCTGTCGCAAAGCGATCTGCAATCGGCTCTGAATACGCGACTTGCCTATATCATCAGCGGCGATCCGGACGTTGATGCGGAGAGCAAGGGCGGCCTGACGACGCTTTCACAAGTGCTGGCGCAACGCACGTCGCTGATTCCCGGCGCGCCCGTCGGCGTCGATCCGGCCCGCGACGAACTCGCTTTCTATCCCATGATCTATTGGCCGATTGTCGCCGGACAGCCGCAGCCCTCGCCGGCGGCGATCGCCAGGATCGCCGCTTATATGAGGCAGGGCGGCACGATCGTCTTCGATACGCGCGACGCCTTGACCGCGCATCCGGAGGGGCCGCCGACGCCCGAGGCGCTCTGGCTGCGCCAGCTCCTCCACGGCGTCGATGTGCCGCCGCTCGAGCCGATCCCGCCCGATCATGTCGTGACAAAGACCTTCTATCTTATCGACGGATTCGTCGGCCGTTACGAGAACGGCCAAACCTGGATCGAGTCCCTGCCGCCGCCGAATCCGGCCGATGGGGCGCGGCCGGCGCGCGCCAGCGACAGCGTTTCGCCCATCCTCATCACCTCGAACGATCTTGCCGCTGGCTGGGCTGCGGACGAGAATGGCGATAGCCTCTACGCGCTGATGCCGGGCGGAGCGCGCCAGCATGAATTGGCGCTGCGCGGCGGCGTCAATCTCGTGATGTACACGCTGACCGGAAATTACAAGAGCGACCAGGTGCACGTCCGCGATCTTCTGGAGCGGCTGGCGCATTAG
- a CDS encoding DUF58 domain-containing protein, producing the protein MSDVRLLDRSEQQVSAATEGSALSLAAKLPDLVVAAKEVASSVVHGVHGRRRAGIGETFWQFRPFVPGESAAGIDWRRSARDDRLYIREREWETAHTVAIWIDRSPSMGFISSLARQSKIDRALMLGLAAADLLVRGGERVSLLGLTRPLATRGIIPHFVEAMLIEERTPGYAPAELPANIVLPPRSHAVLISDFLTDPAALAERIRLLAARGAHGHLVQIADPAEETFPFTGHTEFLDVDSNARLRVGQAESFRRDYIARLTAHREAVKQAARQSGWSFLPHRTDRPASEALLALRMRLETDNPGIAR; encoded by the coding sequence ATGAGCGATGTCCGCCTGCTTGATCGTTCGGAGCAGCAGGTTTCCGCCGCGACCGAAGGCAGTGCGCTTTCTCTCGCTGCGAAACTGCCGGACCTCGTCGTTGCGGCAAAGGAGGTCGCCTCGAGTGTGGTGCATGGCGTGCATGGCCGCCGCCGGGCGGGCATCGGCGAAACCTTCTGGCAGTTCCGTCCGTTCGTGCCGGGTGAATCGGCAGCGGGCATCGATTGGCGCCGCTCGGCCCGCGACGATCGCCTGTATATCCGCGAGCGCGAATGGGAAACCGCTCATACGGTCGCGATCTGGATCGACCGCTCGCCGTCGATGGGCTTTATCTCCTCGCTTGCACGCCAGTCGAAGATCGACCGCGCGCTTATGCTGGGTCTCGCTGCCGCCGATCTTCTCGTGCGAGGCGGCGAGCGAGTGAGTCTGCTCGGCCTGACGCGGCCGCTGGCGACGCGCGGCATCATCCCGCATTTCGTCGAGGCCATGTTGATCGAGGAGCGCACGCCAGGCTATGCGCCGGCGGAATTGCCCGCCAATATCGTTCTGCCGCCGCGCTCCCATGCCGTGCTCATTTCGGATTTCCTGACCGATCCGGCGGCATTGGCGGAACGGATCAGGCTGCTCGCGGCGCGCGGCGCGCACGGGCATCTCGTGCAGATCGCCGATCCCGCCGAGGAGACCTTTCCCTTCACCGGACATACGGAATTTCTCGACGTCGATTCCAACGCGCGTCTGCGGGTGGGGCAGGCGGAGAGTTTTCGCCGCGACTATATTGCCCGGCTCACCGCGCATCGCGAGGCGGTGAAGCAGGCAGCGCGGCAGAGCGGCTGGAGTTTCCTGCCGCATCGGACGGACCGTCCGGCCTCCGAAGCGCTGCTGGCGCTGCGGATGCGGCTTGAGACGGATAATCCGGGGATAGCGCGCTGA
- the fliI gene encoding flagellar protein export ATPase FliI, whose amino-acid sequence MSALARLEEAVNYGVEEIGDLRVSGVVSEVAPSHYRISGLSHFLKLGECVGLQHDSQMQLGEVVRIDPTGSTVKSFDATVAAGIGDRAFRIGPLHLSPDESWKGRVIDALGRPIDGQGALLRGEHARSIESPPPLALNRARVKTPLRTGVRAIDLFMPLCAGQRIGVFAGSGVGKSTLLGMLAGAKGFSAVVVGLVGERGREVREFLDDSLGQNRRLAVTVVSTGDESPMMRRLAPKTAMTIAEYFRDRGENVLLIIDSVTRFAHAARDVALAAGEPAVARGYAPSVFSDLPKLLERAGPGAEGSGSITGVFSVLVDGDDHNDPVADNIRGTLDGHIVLDRAIADLGRFPAVNVLSSISRLAQHVWTKEQQTLVLKLKSMIARYEDTRDLRLMGGYQQGQDTELDQIVTLVPKLYDALQQSPASPLSRDAFRELSETLQAK is encoded by the coding sequence ATGTCGGCGCTCGCGCGCCTCGAGGAGGCCGTCAATTACGGCGTCGAGGAAATTGGCGATCTTCGCGTCAGCGGCGTCGTCAGCGAGGTCGCGCCCTCGCATTACCGCATCAGCGGCCTGTCGCACTTCCTCAAGCTTGGCGAATGTGTCGGCCTCCAACACGATAGCCAGATGCAGCTTGGCGAGGTCGTGCGCATCGATCCCACAGGTTCGACGGTCAAGAGTTTCGACGCGACCGTCGCGGCTGGCATCGGCGATCGCGCCTTTCGCATCGGCCCGCTTCACCTCTCGCCGGACGAGAGCTGGAAGGGCCGCGTCATCGACGCGCTCGGCCGGCCGATCGACGGTCAAGGCGCGCTGCTGCGCGGCGAACATGCGCGCTCGATCGAATCGCCACCGCCGCTGGCGCTGAACCGGGCGCGTGTGAAAACGCCGCTGCGCACCGGCGTGCGCGCCATCGATCTTTTCATGCCGCTCTGCGCCGGCCAGCGCATCGGCGTCTTTGCCGGCTCCGGCGTCGGCAAATCGACCTTGCTGGGCATGCTTGCCGGAGCCAAGGGCTTCAGCGCCGTGGTTGTCGGGCTGGTCGGTGAGCGCGGCCGCGAGGTGCGCGAATTCCTCGACGATTCGCTCGGCCAGAATCGCCGGCTCGCGGTCACGGTCGTTTCGACCGGCGACGAGAGCCCGATGATGCGCCGGCTTGCTCCGAAGACCGCCATGACCATCGCCGAGTATTTCCGCGACCGCGGCGAGAACGTGCTGCTGATCATCGATTCGGTGACGCGCTTTGCCCATGCGGCGCGCGATGTCGCGCTCGCGGCGGGGGAGCCGGCGGTCGCGCGCGGCTATGCGCCGAGCGTCTTCAGCGATCTGCCGAAATTGCTGGAGCGCGCCGGCCCCGGCGCCGAGGGCAGCGGCTCGATCACGGGAGTTTTCTCGGTTCTCGTCGATGGCGACGATCATAATGATCCGGTCGCGGACAATATTCGCGGCACGCTCGACGGGCATATCGTGCTCGACCGCGCCATCGCCGATCTCGGCCGCTTTCCGGCCGTCAATGTGCTCTCCTCGATCTCGCGCCTGGCGCAGCACGTCTGGACCAAGGAGCAGCAAACGCTGGTGCTGAAGCTGAAATCCATGATCGCGCGTTACGAGGATACGCGCGACCTGCGGCTGATGGGCGGCTATCAGCAAGGCCAGGACACCGAGCTCGATCAGATCGTGACGCTGGTGCCGAAGCTTTACGACGCCTTGCAGCAGTCGCCCGCATCGCCGCTCTCGCGCGACGCCTTCCGCGAACTTTCCGAAACGCTGCAGGCGAAGTGA
- a CDS encoding PH domain-containing protein, whose translation MSPMSYLTQILQPDEKVLFDGHLHWIIYRRAILLLILAGLAAAALRFTGDQNGLKFAVLSLAFIFGALGLAVGFLTWLRSFSTEIAVTTTRVIYKTGFVRRHTVEMNMDKVESVDVDQSLAGRLLGYGSVRIRGTGASLEKLDHIADAIALRNAITSR comes from the coding sequence ATGTCGCCTATGAGTTATCTGACGCAAATTCTGCAGCCCGACGAAAAAGTCCTGTTCGACGGCCATTTGCATTGGATCATCTATCGGCGGGCGATCCTGCTCCTTATCCTTGCCGGACTCGCTGCCGCAGCATTGCGTTTTACCGGCGACCAGAACGGGCTGAAATTTGCGGTCTTGAGCCTCGCCTTCATCTTCGGCGCGCTCGGGCTTGCGGTCGGTTTCCTCACCTGGCTTCGCAGCTTCAGCACCGAGATCGCGGTCACGACGACGCGCGTGATCTACAAGACCGGCTTCGTCCGGCGCCATACGGTCGAGATGAACATGGACAAGGTCGAATCGGTCGATGTCGATCAATCGCTCGCCGGCCGCCTCCTCGGCTATGGGTCGGTCCGCATCCGCGGCACCGGCGCGAGTCTCGAGAAGCTCGATCACATCGCCGACGCCATTGCGCTGCGCAACGCCATCACCTCGCGTTAA
- a CDS encoding AAA family ATPase, translating to MAEANTTSLEAAVTRAAEAALDRIAAARAALGTVIFGQQTVIEEALVTLLAGGHGLLVGVPGLAKTKLVETLGKVLGLNARRVQFTPDLMPADILGSEVLEETADRRRSFRFVPGPIFAQLLMADEINRASPRTQSALLQAMQEHHVSIAGERYDLPEPFHVLATQNPLEQEGTYPLPEAQLDRFLMQIDVPYPDRAAEKQILIETTGDKDQEARQAMTTEDLLTTQRLVRRLPVGEQVVEAILDLVRSARPGEGNTAITQHIAWGPGPRAAQSLMLATRARALVDGRLSPSISDVAALAEPVLKHRMALTFAARAEGETIPGIIAKLTQKLG from the coding sequence ATGGCGGAAGCGAATACGACATCTCTCGAAGCGGCCGTAACCCGCGCGGCCGAGGCAGCGCTTGACCGTATCGCCGCGGCGCGCGCGGCGCTCGGCACGGTTATTTTCGGCCAGCAGACGGTCATCGAGGAGGCACTGGTCACTTTGCTGGCCGGCGGTCACGGGCTGCTTGTCGGCGTGCCGGGCCTCGCCAAGACCAAACTGGTCGAAACCCTCGGCAAGGTTCTCGGCCTCAATGCGCGGCGCGTGCAGTTCACGCCCGATCTCATGCCGGCCGATATTCTCGGCTCCGAAGTGCTGGAGGAGACGGCCGACCGCCGCCGCAGCTTTCGTTTCGTGCCGGGGCCGATCTTCGCGCAATTGCTGATGGCGGACGAGATCAACCGCGCCAGCCCGCGCACGCAGTCGGCGCTGCTTCAGGCGATGCAGGAGCATCATGTCTCCATCGCCGGCGAGCGGTATGATCTGCCCGAGCCCTTCCATGTTCTTGCGACGCAGAACCCGCTTGAGCAGGAGGGCACCTATCCTTTGCCGGAAGCGCAGCTTGACCGCTTTCTGATGCAGATCGATGTGCCTTATCCCGACCGCGCGGCGGAAAAGCAGATCCTGATCGAAACCACCGGCGACAAGGATCAAGAGGCCCGGCAAGCGATGACGACGGAGGATCTGCTGACGACCCAGCGTCTCGTGCGGCGCCTGCCGGTTGGCGAACAGGTTGTCGAGGCGATCCTCGATCTGGTCCGTTCCGCCCGTCCGGGCGAGGGCAACACCGCGATCACCCAGCACATCGCCTGGGGACCGGGACCGCGCGCGGCGCAATCCCTCATGCTGGCCACCCGGGCGCGCGCGCTTGTTGATGGGCGTCTGTCGCCGTCGATCAGCGATGTCGCGGCGCTGGCCGAGCCGGTGCTGAAACATCGCATGGCGCTGACCTTCGCCGCCCGCGCGGAGGGAGAGACCATACCCGGCATCATCGCCAAGCTGACGCAGAAGCTCGGCTGA
- a CDS encoding DUF1217 domain-containing protein — translation MLTATQLYNAVTRTGSNFASSVATEPAVKQQTNYFLANIGSVTSAKQLVNNSKLYNYVMNAFGLGDELNAKALITKVLEGGTGSGSFAASLNDPRYSALAAAFNFNENGTATTQSETTQQTTVSNFYEQTVENNVGQQNQGAQMALYFKRMASQITSPYSILGDQTLLKVFETAFNLPTTFSLGNVDTEAKTVGQLLDISKLQDPTYLQKFIERFTASYDAQNPMGGNSSPPTVAMLVSQPSISQSLLLSIANLKLGGS, via the coding sequence GTGCTCACTGCCACCCAACTCTACAATGCCGTCACGCGCACGGGATCGAATTTCGCTTCGTCTGTCGCGACGGAGCCTGCGGTCAAACAGCAGACGAACTATTTTCTGGCGAATATCGGCAGCGTGACCAGCGCCAAGCAACTCGTCAACAATTCCAAGCTCTACAATTATGTGATGAATGCCTTCGGCCTCGGCGACGAATTGAACGCGAAGGCGCTGATCACCAAGGTTCTCGAGGGCGGCACAGGATCTGGCAGTTTCGCCGCCAGTCTCAACGATCCGCGCTATTCCGCGCTCGCCGCTGCCTTCAATTTCAACGAAAATGGAACCGCCACGACCCAGTCAGAGACGACGCAGCAGACCACGGTCAGCAATTTTTATGAGCAGACAGTGGAAAACAACGTCGGCCAGCAGAACCAGGGCGCGCAGATGGCGCTCTATTTCAAGCGCATGGCGTCGCAGATCACCAGCCCCTACAGCATCCTCGGCGATCAGACGCTTTTGAAAGTCTTTGAGACGGCGTTCAACCTTCCCACGACCTTTTCATTGGGGAATGTCGATACCGAAGCCAAAACAGTTGGCCAATTGCTCGATATCAGCAAGCTGCAGGATCCGACTTATCTGCAGAAATTCATCGAGCGCTTTACCGCTTCCTATGACGCGCAGAATCCAATGGGTGGCAACAGCAGCCCTCCCACGGTCGCGATGCTCGTATCGCAACCAAGCATCAGCCAAAGCCTTCTTCTGAGCATAGCCAACCTCAAATTAGGAGGATCGTGA
- a CDS encoding DUF1328 family protein → MLYWALIFLVVAIVAGVLGFGGLAGAAGQIAHVLFWIAIILLVVSLVLGLLRR, encoded by the coding sequence TTGCTGTATTGGGCCCTGATTTTTCTCGTGGTTGCGATCGTCGCGGGCGTGCTGGGTTTCGGCGGTCTCGCCGGCGCTGCGGGCCAGATCGCGCATGTGCTGTTCTGGATCGCGATCATCCTGCTGGTCGTCTCCCTGGTCCTCGGCTTGCTGCGGCGTTAG